The sequence below is a genomic window from Gemmatimonadales bacterium.
CGGATTGAAGTGGCCGCCCGAGATATGGCCGAGTGCGTAGGCGCCGGTGAGAACCGTGAGTCCGAAGGCAAGCGACACGCCGGCAAAGCCGATTCCGAGTCCCGGATACGCCGCCGCGAGTACCGCGCTGCCGCAACCACCGAAGACGAGCCAGAAGGTGCCCAGGAACTCCGCGCCATACTTGTTCATAGATGACTCCTCGAAGTCGCGATGGATGCCCGCGCGATAGATGCGCTCCCACCGGCTCGGCCGAATAGATCCCGTCGCCGTCACAAAGGGCGGCGTTCCGGAACACGTCTTGTCGGCATGCAAAGGTCGGAAGGAATCGCTAAGATACCGTCGGCCGAAGACACCGCAACCCCGCTGTCGTAACGACCGCCACGTCGATTCGGATCGGTTAGGTTACTGCATGCGCCAGTATCTGGATCTGCTCCGCCACGTCCTCGAACATGGTCGTTCCAAGAGCGACCGCACCGGCACCGGCACCCTGAGCGTCTTCGGGGAACAGGTGCGCTACGACCTGGCGCAGGGATTTCCGCTCCTGACGACCAAGAAGGTCCACACCAGGTCGATCATTTATGAGTTGCTCTGGTTTCTGCGCGGCGAAACCAATGTCGCGTACCTGAAGGAGAACGGCGTTTCGATCTGGAACGAATGGGCCGACTCAGAGGGAGAACTCGGTCCTATATATGGATATCAATGGCGATCCTGGCCGACCCGCGATGGCGGCACGGTCGATCAGATCGCCGGGGTGATCGAGGGGCTCAAGTCGAATCCCGACTCCCGGCGCCTCATCGTCAGCGCCTGGAACGTTGCCGACCTGCCGCGGATGGCCCTGGCGCCGTGTCACACGCTCTTCCAGTTCTACGTCGTCGACGGTCGCCTGTCCTGCCAGCTCTACCAGCGCAGCGCCGACATTTTTCTGGGCGTTCCGTTCAACATCGCTTCCTACGCACTGCTGACCATGATGGTCGCTCAGGTCACCGGGCTCGAGGCGGGCGAGTTCATTCATACCTTCGGCGACCTCCACCTCTACTCGAATCACATCGAGCAGGCCAAGCTGCAGCTCACCCGTGAGCCCAAGCCGCTGCCCACGATGCGGCTTCGGCCCGACGTGGCGTCGATCTTCGACTTCCAGTTCGAGGACTTCGAGCTGATCGGCTACCAGCCCGATCCGCATATCCCGGCGCCGGTGGCGGTCTGAGCATGGTGGTGTCCCTGGTCGCCGCGATGGCCCAGAACCGCGTCATCGGTCGCGATGGCGGCCTGCCCTGGCACCTGCCCGACGATCTCAAGCACTTCAAACGGCTCACCGTCGATCACACCATCATCATGGGTCGGAAGACGTTCGATGAGGTGCGTCGACCGCTGGCCAACCGACGGAACGTGGTGATCTCACGCGACCCCACCTTTCGTCCCGCCGGTGTGACGGTGGTGCCCAGCCTCGACGAGGCACTGGCACTCGGCGCTACCGAATCCGAGGTGTTCGTGATTGGCGGCGGTGCGATCTACCAGCTCGCGTTGCCGCGGGCCGACAGACTCTACCTCACCATCGTGCACGCCAACGTCGAGGGTGACACCCTGTTCCCCGACTTCGACGAGGCCGCCTGGGCCATCGAAGACGAGTCCTTCCATCCCTCCGACGATCGACACCAGTACAGCTTTACCTTCCGGACGTACCGCAGGCTTACCAGTCCTTGAGGTAAGGCATTTGACCTGGAGGTAGCATGATCCGTCCCGTGGGCCTGTTGCTCCTTGCGGTACTGGGGTGCTCCACCGGTCGCGTGACCGACGTCCCGATCGAATTCAATGACAACCTTCGAGCCGCCGGCAAGCTGAGTGGTGGCCTCCTTTCTCTCCGTCTCGACGTGGCCCGCGGCTGGTGGAATGCGGGTGACAGCACCGGAGGCGGCGCCCAGGTACTGGCATTTGGGGAAACCGGTTCGGCGCCGTCGATCCCGGGCCCGATGATTCGCGTCGTGGCGGGCACCCGGATTCGCCTCGCGCTTCGCAATCGAGCGATCGATTCCGTCACCGTGCTCGGCCTGAGCGCCCCTTCCGGTGGGCAGATCGATCAGGTCGCGCTCGGTCCCGGCGAGGGGCGCACCGTCGAGTTCACCGCGAACGTGCCAGGCAACTTTTTCTATTGGGGCACCACGACCGGCAGCTCGCTGGAGAAGCGAACTGCGGAGGAAAGTCAGCTCTATGGTGCGCTGATCGTCGATTCGCTGGGCCGAGTTCGCGGCGAGGATGAGCGGGTCTTCGTGCTTGGCATCTGGGCAGTTCCGGTCGACTCGAGCGGTCCCGAGCCCTGGGTTCCCATCGACGTAATGGTGATCAACGGTCGCTCATGGCCCCACACTGAGCGCCTGACCATGGCGCGCGGCGAAGAGGCGCGCTGGATCTGGCTCAATTCGAGCGCCCAGTCCCACCCGATGCACCTGCATGGTCACTACTTCGATGTTACCAGTCGAGGCAGCTGGTCGGGCGCATCGGCAGCGCGAGGGCAAGGGCCAACCACCGTCGTCACCGAAACGCTGCAGCCCGGCGAGACGATGGCAATGCG
It includes:
- a CDS encoding thymidylate synthase, which encodes MRQYLDLLRHVLEHGRSKSDRTGTGTLSVFGEQVRYDLAQGFPLLTTKKVHTRSIIYELLWFLRGETNVAYLKENGVSIWNEWADSEGELGPIYGYQWRSWPTRDGGTVDQIAGVIEGLKSNPDSRRLIVSAWNVADLPRMALAPCHTLFQFYVVDGRLSCQLYQRSADIFLGVPFNIASYALLTMMVAQVTGLEAGEFIHTFGDLHLYSNHIEQAKLQLTREPKPLPTMRLRPDVASIFDFQFEDFELIGYQPDPHIPAPVAV
- a CDS encoding dihydrofolate reductase yields the protein MVVSLVAAMAQNRVIGRDGGLPWHLPDDLKHFKRLTVDHTIIMGRKTFDEVRRPLANRRNVVISRDPTFRPAGVTVVPSLDEALALGATESEVFVIGGGAIYQLALPRADRLYLTIVHANVEGDTLFPDFDEAAWAIEDESFHPSDDRHQYSFTFRTYRRLTSP